In a single window of the Nicotiana tomentosiformis chromosome 10, ASM39032v3, whole genome shotgun sequence genome:
- the LOC138899679 gene encoding uncharacterized protein has translation MTVSEYAVCFSHLSRHAPTLVAIVRERVRRFIEGLHPSIRLSIARKLEMDISYQQVVSIARRLKGMLAREREEREANRSRESGTYSGTRSPATVRHGRGYGSRPVHSALPAASGILVPSRPQKPYYAPAISSTPPAWGAFSGQSSRPGPSQSQQLCPPRACLECGDTCHMVRDCPRFRRGAPPQTSQTPRGLPGP, from the coding sequence ATGACtgtatcagagtatgcagtttgctTCAGTCATTTGTCCCGAcatgcaccaaccttggttgccatagttcgggagagggttcgtcggtttattgagggactccaccctagtatcaggctTAGCATCGCCCGaaagttggagatggatatttcttaccagcaggttgtgagtattgctaggagattgaagggtatgcttgctcgggagagagaggagagggaggccaataggtcacgagagtctggcacttatagcgGTACTCGTTCCCCAGCTAcagttcgccatggtaggggctatgggagtcgccccgttcattcagctcttccagccgccagtggtattcttgtcccttctaggccccagaagccttattatgcaccggcAATATCTAGtacacctcctgcatggggtgcttttagcggtcagtccagcagacctggcccgagccagtcacaacagctatgccctccgagggcttgtttagAGTGTGGAGACAcctgccatatggtgagggattgccccagatttaggaggggtgcacctccacagacttctcagacaCCGCGTGGTCTACCGGGTCCTTAG